In Biomphalaria glabrata chromosome 11, xgBioGlab47.1, whole genome shotgun sequence, the following proteins share a genomic window:
- the LOC129928953 gene encoding uncharacterized protein DDB_G0271670-like — protein RCTNVRKCSLGFESNFASSSTSSTESNFPSSSISITESNFPSSSTSSTESNFPSSSISSTESNFPSSSTSSTESNFPSSSTSSTESNFPSSSTSSTESNFPSSSTSSIESNFPSSSISSTESNFPSSSISSTESNFPSSSISSTESNFPSSSISSTESNFPSSSISSTESNFPSSSISSIESNFPSSSISSTESNFPSSSISCTESNFPSSSTSSTESNFPSSSISSTESNFPSSSTSSTESNFPSSSISSTESNFPSSSISSTESTHSAFTLGQWHDSKLSSKPMGNK, from the coding sequence cggtgtacaaatgTAAGGAAGTGTTCATTAGGTTTTGAATCCAACTTTGCTAGTTCTTCCACTTCTAGCACAGAATCAAACTTTCCTAGCTCTTCCATTTCTATCACAGAATCTAACTTTCCTAGCTCTTCCACTTCTAGCACAGAATCAAACTTTCCTAGCTCTTCCATTTCTAGCACAGAATCTAACTTTCCTAGCTCTTCCACTTCTAGCACAGAATCCAACTTTCCTAGCTCTTCCACTTCTAGCACAGAATCAAACTTTCCTAGCTCTTCCACTTCTAGCACAGAATCAAACTTTCCTAGCTCTTCCACTTCTAGCATAGAATCCAACTTTCCTAGCTCTTCCATTTCTAGCACAGAATCAAACTTTCCTAGCTCTTCCATTTCTAGCACAGAATCAAACTTTCCTAGCTCTTCCATTTCTAGCACAGAATCAAACTTTCCTAGCTCTTCCATTTCTAGCACAGAATCAAACTTTCCTAGCTCTTCCATTTCTAGCACAGAATCCAACTTTCCTAGCTCTTCCATTTCTAGCATAGAATCAAACTTTCCTAGCTCTTCAATTTCTAGCACAGAATCAAACTTTCCTAGCTCTTCCATTTCTTGCACAGAATCAAACTTTCCTAGCTCTTCCACTTCTAGCACAGAATCCAACTTTCCTAGCTCTTCCATTTCTAGCACAGAATCCAACTTTCCTAGCTCTTCCACGTCTAGCACAGAATCCAACTTTCCTAGCTCTTCCATTTCTAGCACAGAATCCAACTTTCCTAGCTCTTCCATTTCTAGCACAGAATCAACTCATTCGGCTTTCACTTTAGGTCAGTGGCATGACTCAAAACTTAGTTCAAAACCAATGGGCAACAAGTAG